In Lathyrus oleraceus cultivar Zhongwan6 chromosome 2, CAAS_Psat_ZW6_1.0, whole genome shotgun sequence, the DNA window CTCATCAACACCGCCGTGACAACCCCAAAATCTGCCGTGATCTAGCCACCATAATTGCCCTTAACAACAACTCAGCAAACAAGGCAAGTTTTTAACATCAAGGACAACACAAACTCAGCAGCAACATCGACAAACACATCAGCAATTTGTAGCAGTGAAGATCCGCATTTGTTGTAATGATTTCGAGTTTCTTCGAACGTATAATAATGGTGCTTCCATTTGATTTAATCATCTGCTAAGCTGTTACAAATTTCGCTGTCGTACGCCGTATTTTGGTTATTGGAAGGTTGTTCGTCTTAAAATTGGCGCATTTGTTGTGTATCTGCTGCTGCACTATTTTTGTTAATTTTTTATTCTAGATTAGCTGTAATGATTTATATAATGACGTGCATATGCTGTGGTGTTATGCTTTTGCGTCGATTACGTTTTTTTCGTTTTAATTACAATTTTGGTGAAATTGTAGGTTGTTGAAACTAGTACGAAGAACATTTGTTTTTGTGCTTTTGACTATTCTGATTGCGCATCTGTTGATTTTGGAAGTTGATTATGAGTTAAGCCGAGGATGACGTCTAGAGTGATTAGTTTTTGTTTGAAATTCACCAGGTATTAACGCTTGTGTTTTTGTTTGTTTCGAATTGCATAGTTCTCGCATGAATTCATTTCTTTTCTTCTTCTGCGTTTGTGCTTGAGTTGAGAGAAATAAGGCTACGTGCTAGTTCGTTTTCCTTAGTATTCCTATCCATGGGGCGCTGAATCCCTCTAGCctatattttttttattgttgtGTTGATTGACTTCAATTATTTTCTAACTgtatatatatagttaattaAAATCTATATAAGTCAGttaattttcaaataattttGTTAATTTATTTTGATCATGTTAATTAAGTGGTTTAGCTAAAATTTAAATCAAtcatttttattaattaaatattGTTTGACTTATAGTAAATTCATAAGCATTTTCAAACTAAGTTCTTTCAATCACATTCATAAAAAAAACCTTGGTTCAAAGCCAAGTGTCATTTTCTAACTCGGTTAATTTTATAAATGTAAATTCAAATACTTTCTCAAATCAATATGACTTTTAAGAACTTTAAAATTttaaacttgggatgaaaaaAGTATGGGAGAGGttcgcttcactatctctcgagtattcgaatgattggcgttcgccacattgctcgaattcttgtctcccgattaaaacattttaaataaaCTTTGGGGATGAAAAGGAGTATAGGAGGCGTTCATCTCACCATCtctcgaataattgaatgattggcACTCGCCATATTGGTCAAACTATCGTCTTCCGATTAAAACATGCTAAATGAACTTGGATGAAGGAATGGGTGGCGCCCGCCttattattccttgaataagcaagtgggaggcgttcgcctcactaccgtgcgtattcgATTTCCGCAAACATTTTCAATAATAATTTGAACAAAAAAGGAAATAGGAGGTGTTCGCTTTGTTATTCCTAGAAAGATTGAATGACtggtgtgcaccatattgctcaatcttttaTCGTTCTTCTTCAAAATACCAAACACATTAAACCAAATTTCTTGCCCCCATGCGGTCAACAACTTAACTCTTTTCGAAAAGAATATTCCTTAATCCTTTCTAGTGCATACACAAACCAACGCTTAAGTCTCCACCGCGAGCATGCAAGCCAGCGTTTAACCGCTAGGATGCGATCTAAGAACTTGTTCATTAAAACACACCCGACTTATCAAACCTCTTTCATCGTCCCCGTGcgatcaaaactcttttcaacAAAAACACTATTCCATCCTTTCTaacgcgcataacaaactagtgcttaagcctccgccgagagtagatAAGCTAacatttagcctttagaacgcgatctaaacaaTTGTGATCATCAATTTCATGAAAAACTAGATTGGCTGCAATTTGTTTCTCCATCACAATGTGATCATCAATTTCAAGGTGCTTGATTATTTCATGAAAAACTAGATTGGCTGCAATATGTAAAGCACTTTGGTTATCATAGTAAATAACATGTGCCTTTATGCACTTAACTTGAAGAGAATTCATGAGAAAAAGTAACCACAATAACTCACATGTCACGACTACAAGGGCACGATATCCTGCCTCTAATGAGGACCCTGAAACAGTCAATTGATTTTTAGTTATCCATGAGATTAACATTTTACCAAGAAAAAACATTATTATGATATAAAACTTTGAGTGTTAACATATCCTGCATAGTCTTCATCTGAATAACCATTCAATTGGATTGTTGAATCTCTAGGAAACATTATGCCTCGACCTGGACATGTTTTGAGGTATTTGAGGCCTTTGCATGTTGTATTATAGTGAGTGATAGTAGGAGCAGACAAGAATTGGCTCAATTGTTATGTGCAAAAGGTTATGTCATATCTTGTTGCGTTCAAATATAGCAGTCTACCTACAATTCTTCTATAGGTCGATATATCTTGATAAGGATCATTAAAATCTTGGTAAAATTTAATTGCAGGGTCATAAGGAGTGGAAACATGTTTCAATCCTATGAAACCTGAGTCTTTTAGAAGATCAACGTAATACTTTCTTTGACAAAGAAAATCTATCTTTTGAGTGTGCTACCTCAATGCCTAGAAAATATTTCAGCTTTCCTAAATCTTCAATTTTAAATGAGCAATGAAATGCTTCTTTGATGGATCAAAACTCATTCAAGTCATTTCCCGCCAATATTACATCATCCACATATACTAATAAAATAGTGAAAGAAGAAGAATTGGACTTGACAAATAAGGAATGCTCTATGCCGTTTTTAATTATGAACTGTGAGAAAATAGGTAGTCTTTCATACCATCTTCTGCTAGCTTGTTTAAAACCATATAGTATTTGACACGCTTACAAACTTGGTTAGGGTTGGTATTATGAACACCAGGAGGCCTCATCATATATACATCTTCTTGGAGGTTGATACGCTACAAGCGTACAACAATATCAAAGTAATAAAAGAGTTGTTGTACAACTAAGACCAATTATCTAATTACCAATTTCTATCTTATTATTGTTTAGCTAAAGTGATTGAAACAAAGTTTGGGATTTATTTTTATTGCAAATATAATGATTAAAACAAGTAGAGTTTAGGACCTCTGATTCATGTCTTTAAACCTCTTGCATATTTTGGTTTATCACAAGAATAATGTTAATTTCATATAAAAAGTGGAAAAGGTGGACAACACACACTTTCATTAGCTTGTTGTTCTACTCTGATCAAATATGCTACCAATTTTCAttgatgttgttattgtttttgttattgttgttattgttattgttgctGGTGTTATTGCTAAATGTTGTTGAtgctggtattgttgttattgttgttgttgttgtggttcctgcttatgttgtttttgtttttgttgccgctattgatgttgttattgttgttgttgttgttgcttcTATTTTGCTAGTGTTGTTGTAGtagttattgttgttgttatggtTGTTCTTATGCttctttttgttgttgttatttttgttgtttttgttgatgTTTTCTATTGTATTAGTAGTAGTAGTAGTTATTGTTGTTACTTTTGTTACTACTGTTGTTATTATGGTTTTTATTGTTGCTATagttgttattgttattattgttgtagttgttgcagttgttgttgttattgttgctaCTACTGGTGTTtttgttaatgttgttgttgtcgttgttgctattgttattattgttgtggttgttgttgccaatgttattgttattattgttgttgtaattttggttattgatgttgttgttattaataatgttattcttgttgttgttgttgtttttgtttttgttgttcatattattgttgttgttgttattattattgttgttcTTATTGATCCTTCTGtaattgttgttgttattgttattactgtcgttgttattattgttgttatttcgctattgttgttgttgttgttattattgttgttgatgctaATGGTgggaatgttgttgttgttgttgttgttgtagtaAGTGTTGCACCTGCTGCTACTATTgtagtttttattttatttttttgttattattgttgttgttggtgttgCAATTATTGTTGTTCCTGGTGTTGTTGTTATTCATgtattgtttttgttgttgttattattgttattgttggTGTTGCAATTATTGTTGTTCCTGGTGTTGTTGTTATTCATgtattgtttttgttgttgttattattgttgttgttgttcatgCTACAACTTTTGTTGATTTTTGTgttgttttttgttgttgttgttattgttgttgcaGCTACTATTGTTgttgtctttgttgttgttgttgatgttattgttgttattgttgtcGCTATTGGTGTTATTGTTAAAGttattattgtttttgtttttgttgttgttgatattgttgttgttgttatttctattgttgttgttcttgttgttgttgttgttttttgttAATGTTAttctttttgttgttgttgatattgatgTCGTGATTgttgttaatgttgttgttgttgttaatattgttgccattattattgttattgttgtttttgttgttattattgcTGTAGTTGTTGGTGGTAGTCGTGTTGTTactgatattgttgttgttgcttatgttgttgttgttgatatttttgttgttattattgttgttgttgttgttccggctgttttttttttgttgttgttattcttgttgttgctattcttatttttgttgttgctattgttgttattgttattgttgattatgattatgattatgttgttgttattattattatcattgttattattattattattgttgttttatagttgtttttgttattgttattgttatttcgctattgttgttattattgttattaagGTTGCTGATGCTAATTGTgggaatgttgttgttgttgtaggtgttgCCCCTGTTGCTACTCCtgttgttatttttgttgttgttattgttgtggTTATTATCATTATTTTTGGTGTTGCAactattgttgttgttattgttgttacTAGTGTTGTTTTTGTATTCTTTTTGTTGTTCTTgtattgtttttgtttttgttattgttattgttattattattattattgttgttgttgttgttgtttgttgttgttgttattattgtttcTCCAGCTACTATTGTTGTTGTcgttattgttgttgatgttgttattgttattgttgttattgtttttgttatttttattgttattgttgttgttgatactgcTGTCATTATTTAGTTATTATTGTCGTTGATTTTATTGTttgttgttttgttgttgttggtggtggtggtggtCGTGTTAATACTATTGTTGTTGCTTCTGttattgttgtggttgttgtggttatttttgttattattgttgtttttgttgttgttgttgttattattgttgttgttgttgttcctgttattgttgttgctgttgttgttatCACTGCtgctattgttgttgttgtggttgttgatgGGGTTGTTACTGTGGTTTTTGTTGCcattgttattgttattattgttgttgaaattattgttgttgatgttgttattgttgatgatgatgttgttattgttgttgttgttgttgtttatattgttgttgttgttagttttgttgttgttgttgttattgttaatgttgcttttgttgttgttgttattgttaatattgttattgttattgttgttgttgttccttttgttgttgttgttattattgttgttattgtttttattgtcgttgttgttggtggtggtggTGATGGGGGTGGTGTTGTTcttaatgttgttgttgttgttttgttaaggctattattgttgttgttattattgttattattattattaatgttgttgttgttgttgacgatgatgataatgattattttatttttgttgtggccattattattgttgttgatgttgttgttgctgatgcatctgatgttgttgttgttattgttgttgttattattattttattgtttttgttaGAATTTTTATTGCtttgttgttattgatgttgttgttgttgttattatttttgCTATTATTGTAgttgttgttgctgctattgTTGTAGTTATTGTTGTATCtaatgttgttattgttgtaattggtgttgttgttgttgctattgatgttgtaattgttgttgttattgttgttattgttgttgttactactactgtttatgttgttgttgtgtttctattgttgttgttgtgtttctattattgttgttattgtttttgttattattattattgttgttgttgttgttgctgcttatgttattgttgttgttgtttttcttgccactattgatgttgttgttgttgttattgctATTTTGCTAATGTAGTTGTAGTAGTAGTTGTTGTTATTGTCGTTCTTATGCTTCTTTATTTTGATGTTTTCTATTGTATTATTATTAGTTGTTGTTACTGTTGTTGTGATTGGGGTTTTCATTGTTGCTGTagttgttattgttattattgttgtagttgttgcaattgtttttgttattgttgctactactgttgttgttgttaatgttATTGTTATCGTTGctgttattattgttgttgtggttgttgccaatattattgttattattattgttgttgtaattgttgttgttgttgatgttgttgttgttgttgttattattattattattgttattatagttgttattgttgttgttgtttttgttgttgttgttgttgttgatattgttgttgtttgttAGTTAGTTAgtgttgttgtttttgttattgtttttattgttgttgttattattttcTGTCGGTGGTTATAGTGGGGGTGATGTTtttgttaatgttgttgttggTTTGTTGCTGctattgatgttgttgttgttattgttgttgttgacgcggttgtttttgttgttgttttagttgttgttgttgttgttttactatgttgttgttgttgtcgttattattattgatatttcTTACCTATagttgttattgttgttgctgaTGTTATTGGAGatattgtttttgttgttataGGTGTATCTGCTGCTACTGATGCTGctaatgttgttgttgtttttctcgattttgatgttgttgcttttgttgttgtttttctcgttattattgttgatgttgctaTTGCGGGTGTTCTTATTGatgatgttattgttgttatagtttgtgttgttgttgttttggtTAATGTTGTTCTTtttattgttgttgatattaATGTCGTTATTgttgttaatgttgttgttgttgttgataatgttgttgttgttatcgttattgttgtttttgttattattgCTGCAATTGTCGTTGGTGGTCGTgttgttactgttgttgttgttgcttaCGTTGTGGCTATTGTTGATATctttgttgttattgttgttgttgttgttccggttgttgttatttttattgttattgttgttgttcttgtttttgttgttgttgttttattgttgttattgttgttgttgttgttgatgttgttgttcttgttattcatgttgttgttgttattcatgttgttttgttgttgttattgttgttgttgttattgttgttattcCGACTATTAttctttttgttgttgttttCTATTGTATTATTAGTAGTTGTTACTgttgttgcaattgttgttattGGGGTTTTCGTTGTTGTTGTATTTcttattgttattgttgttgtagttgtaGCAACTACTTTTGTTATTTTTTCTACTATTGGTGTTGTTGTTATCGTTGTtactattgttgttgttgttgtggttgttgttgccaatttattattatttgtagttgttgttgttgatgttgttgttgttgttgatgttgttgttgttgatgatgatgtggttcttgttgttgttgtttttgtagttgtttgttgttgttgttgatattgttgttgtttttgttgtttttagttttgttttagttgttgttattgttgttggtgttgttggTGTTCCTtctgttgttattgttgatgttgttattatttttattattattgttgttgttgttggtagTGGTGGTAGTGTTGTTATTAATGTTATTGATGTTGTTTTGTTGCTACTATAgatgttattgttgttattgttgaagcagttgttgttgttggtggtgTTATTATcttaattgttgttgtttttctatgttgttattgttgttgttgttattattgttgatatTGTTTAGTTATagttgttattgttgttgttgctgatattgttggagttgtttttgttgttgtagGTGAATATGTTGCTACTGCTGCTgctattattgttgttgtttttctcGGTTGTGATGTTGTTGcttttgttgttgtttttctcGTTTTTGCTGctattgttattgttgttgttgctcTTTCTACTGCTGGtattattattgttgatgttgttattgctatagtttgtgttgttgttgttattgttgttgttgttgttattgttgttgttgttattgttgttgttgttgttgttgtttttgttaatgttgttctttttgttgttgttgatactgatgtcgttgttgttgttctaattcttgttgttgttgttgttgttgatacttGTCGCTACTGCCGATTTCACGATGACAAAACCGGGACTGACAAAGAGATGTCCGTCCTTCAAAGGGGCATGATCAGAAGATTCTCCGTCGAATTTTATTTAAGTACCTCTATCAGAGAGGCaaggggaaatagtcgataaaaccctcaaaaaGAAGGTGCACACCGAAAGCGCAAAAAGGGAAAAGGaaatcggtctcgcaaccgagacCTAGGTTtggaagtcggttacgcaagaggaaggtattaccacccctcacatccatggtactccaatgggtaccatttgggttgtttacGTATGCGGATATTTATCacatttattatttttatttttaaaagagTGTATAAAAAATGCTCGGACTCTGGGAGTTTTTGTTTATTGTGCTCGCAAGGATTGTGTCCCTTGTGCCTGTGTATCACTCATTTGagatgaggaatcagagctccgtagttcggagtagaaaatgtttcTATGTTGGCTGActttacctttgagaaaagggttttcaaAGTGGTTCCCTAAGGCACAAAAAATAAGGTTTGATGGGTTGAAttgattttaccttgaataagcgtttatgaaaagatttgtTTATGAATAGATTctactaaagtctatgggcggaggtgattattctagacaacaagccaagcgtcttgcgtccaaaataatcagagtaagggtaggaatgctccattcttactcattctccaccacttaaggctcgtggtgcacaatactaatcgtagtttttaagtattttgaatttgattatgaaaattcCACCTGAagttggatcaagggtttgtttatttgattatgaaattgggtAATGCAATAGGtatgcaaagtaaccaacaagaaagtaaagggtctcattttaaggtatcccaagagaaaaccttgtgtgtgcaaaagcgacctaagctaaacaaaggataatggtcttacaaacatgcCCCCCTAgggtggtgccatgatgccattcttagAACCACTATGCAAGTTACATATGAAAATCCAAAGTTTGGAACAAAGTATCACAAAGTAAAGGAAAtgcctccaagcaaaggtcctaggatgggatcctctaagtccaagttgattaagtgGAATGATTtgtttttggtcttatcattttatcatgtttttgttgtttttaatgtatgataaTAGTAAAGATAAATGACAATAAAATAAGCATGTATGATGAGTTCATACAATGgatatgatgatgatgatgatgaatacttaaatgtaaattacaaagtaaatgacataaaagtaaataataAAGTAATAATGATAATAACAAAGGTTAGTGTTAATTAATGTTAATAAAGTTAGGTTAAGTTGGTATTATGATCAATGGATCaacacttgaggattatctatccttaggtcaatagattcaaaatatggcgcatcaggagataacttatcactgatgcaaatTATTAAAGATGATCAAAGGATCAACttacaatagatttgtaacaatgaaagttatgctaccccaagtccatctatcaatagattgacaaaaggaagactatAACAAACTCAAGGTTGAAAGTTAAAGTTTGATTAAGTTGATTATGTTACACAATGTATAAAGATCAAATCATAATATTAACAAGATAGTAAGGGTTAATGTATGATATAAACAAGTTAATATAAGAGTTTAGTGGGTTAGTATAAACAAAAAGAAATGacaatgtatcagatgaaatcacAAGTTAGAATATGTACATGGATTCATCTACAAGTCAAATGGCCCAAGTTGATTGATGTAGGGGAAACCTATCCATGattcaaagtaccatggatgaTCACTTGATCATCCATTAGTATGTTTGAAACAAGGAAGGTTTAAGCAAACCTAATCAAATCCCTATCTTGACAAGTGTAGGTTTCATTAGCCCATGGATTCAAGACTTCATAAGTCCATCAAAAATTATTTTCATGACTTGAAACAAGGAACCAATAAATTCTAGAGACAAAAGTAATGGGGGTCCATGTTTAAAATATTTTCATAATGATAAAATAAATGAGGgtaaaaaataaaacaaagttGAAAATAAATAAGGTGTAAATAAACAAAATGGAAAATGaaacaaacaaaaataaacattTTGCACATGGTAGGGCTTGAACCTCTGACCTTAGGGTCATGGGGGGATCAACCCCCTCTCCCACTAGGCCAAGCACCCAATTGTGAAAGAAAATGCGTTgaacataataaataaaataaaaacaaataaaatggaaaCTGCATGCAGACCAACTAATCATGACACGACACTGaatattttcaaatttagaaaAATGCACAAACGATCGTCTTCAACCTTCAACCTTCAAAAATCAAAA includes these proteins:
- the LOC127123373 gene encoding uncharacterized protein LOC127123373: MLPIFIDVVIVFVIVVIVIVAGVIAKSTIVVVFVVVVDVIVVIVVAIGVIVKVADANCGNVVVVVGVAPVATPVVIFVVVIVVVIIIIFGVATIVVVIVVTSVVFVFFLLFLYFIIVVDFIVCCFVVVGGGGGRVNTIVVASVIVVVVVNFYCFVVIDVVVVVIIFAIIVVVVAAIVVVIVVSNVVIVVIVVIVVADVIGDIVFVVIVVVTVVAIVVIGVFVVVVFLIVIVVVVVATTFVIFSTIDVIVVIVEAVVVVGGVIILIVVVFLCEYVATAAAIIVVVFLGCDVVAFVVVFLVFAAIVIVVVALSTADSTKVYGRSCFVVAFVIGGGGVATFVVGDGGGSVLFVVFLVVVFHMSLLLLFFFSGVFIVGGGGGGVENVVGGGCHHPQFSNLGELSNRKTMKVLEKVVNPYRKGWSKNFDAVLWAYMIVNKTPLGMSPFRLDYGKDCVLTCHNDKYYLGTYLGSVKPLITYELRDIKEVWRSLKRKICKEI